A window of Solea solea chromosome 18, fSolSol10.1, whole genome shotgun sequence contains these coding sequences:
- the peli2 gene encoding E3 ubiquitin-protein ligase pellino homolog 2, producing MFSSSQEEHCAPSKDPVKYGELVVLGYNGSLPNGDRGRRKSRFALYRRTKANGVKPSTVHILNTPQASKAVNCKGQHSISYTLSRNQTVVVEYSHDKDTDMFQIGRSTESPIDFVVTDTVAGGHEGEETPITQSTISRFACRVVCERNPPFTARIYAAGFDSSKNIFLGEKAAKWKNPDGHMDGLTTNGVLVMHPRGGFTEESKPGVWREISVCGDVYTLRETRSAQTPGKLVDNESNILQDGSLVDLCGATLLWRTAEGLFHTPTQKHLEALRQEINAARPQCPVGLNTLAFPSMQRTRALSSLEEKQPWVYLACGHVHGYHNWGHRSEQEANPERECPMCRMVGPYVPLWLGCEPAFYVDAGAPTHAFVPCGHVCSEKSVKYWADIPLPHGTHAFHAACPFCASQLSLTKGCAKLIFQGPVD from the exons ATGTTTTCGTCAAGCCAGGAGGAGCACTGCGCCCCGTCCAAAGACCCAGTGAAATACGGAGAGCTCGTGGTGTTGGG GTACAATGGCTCTCTGCCCAATGGAGATCGGGGTAGACGGAAAAGCAGATTTGCGCTATACAGGAGGACCAAAGCCAATGGTGTTAAGCCGAGCACTGTGCACATCCTCAACACACCCCAGGCCAGCAAG GCTGTGAACTGTAAAGGCCAACACAGCATCTCCTACACACTGTCCAGGAACCAGACGGTCGTGGTGGAGTACAGCCATGATAAAGATACAGACATGTTTCAG ATTGGGCGTTCCACAGAGAGTCCCATAGACTTTGTGGTGACGGACACCGTAGCAGGAGGCCACGAGGGAGAGGAGACTCCCATCACGCAGAGCACCATCTCCCGCTTCGCCTGCCGAGTTGTCTGTGAGCGTAACCCCCCCTTCACCGCCCGCATCTATGCAGCTGGATTTGACTCCTCAAAAAACATCTTTCTTGGG GAAAAAGCTGCGAAATGGAAAAACCCAGATGGTCACATGGACGGCCTGACGACAAATGGAGTCCTGGTCATGCACCCCCGGGGTGGATTCACAGAAGAGTCCAAGCCCGGCGTATGGAGAGAGATCTCCGTTTGTGGAGATGTTTACACACTGAGAGAGACCCGCTCTGCACAGACCCCAGGGAAACTG GTGGACAATGAGAGTAATATACTGCAGGATGGCTCCCTGGTGGATCTTTGTGGAGCTACTTTGCTGTGGCGTACAGCAGAGGGCCTGTTCCACACTCCCACCCAAAAGCACCTGGAGGCTCTCAGGCAGGAGATCAACGCAGCACGGCCCCAGTGCCCGGTTGGTCTCAACACTCTGGCTTTCCCCAGCATGCAGCGCACCCGCGCCCTCTCCTCCCTGGAGGAAAAACAGCCTTGGGTCTACTTGGCATGTGGCCACGTGCACGGGTACCACAACTGGGGCCACCGTTCAGAGCAGGAGGCCAACCCGGAGCGAGAGTGTCCCATGTGCCGCATGGTGGGGCCCTATGTGCCACTGTGGCTGGGCTGTGAGCCGGCCTTCTACGTGGACGCGGGTGCACCCACGCACGCGTTTGTGCCATGTGGACACGTGTGTTCAGAGAAATCTGTGAAGTACTGGGCGGACATCCCTCTGCCACACGGCACCCACGCTTTCCACGCCGCCTGCCCCTTCTGCGCCTCGCAGCTCAGCCTCACTAAGGGCTGCGCCAAGCTAATCTTCCAGGGCCCGGTGGACTGA